A window of Ranitomeya variabilis isolate aRanVar5 chromosome 2, aRanVar5.hap1, whole genome shotgun sequence contains these coding sequences:
- the LOC143808847 gene encoding uncharacterized protein LOC143808847 yields MGSNVAPTYANIYMAVLEGEHVYTSQFWGSVRGWRRYIDDIFLVWDGDHSELERFHLYLNNVHPGLGFTMDCSQSKMQFLDTCVYKSDGCLHSDLFVKHTDRNNLLHFSSEHPRRMVESLPWSQLLRVRRIVSKDDLVDERLNEMCLKFLARGYSRSELDKFKVRALSKERAELLNPKVTTVADKRIPFVTAYNGFSNRISEVIRRHWPLLGRGHANVREFQLPPLLSYRRNRNLKDELVASDIGSSKKDLQTTLSRPSLGNFPCLNCACCNNMVKGAFFCHPYTGRRYEIRRRYTCMSSFVVYVLSCPCGLYYVGETTKEVRTRISKHKSTIRTKHIELPVPRHFDKMGHSVNQLRYRVIDDVPAPRRGGDRVSMLKRKELKWIFELDTLSPRGMNIEYQQSCLL; encoded by the coding sequence atggggtccaatgtggcccctacgtatgctaacatctacatggctgtcctggagggcgagcACGTGTACACATCGCAGTTCTGGGGTagtgttaggggctggcggcgctacatcgacgacattttcctggTTTGGGATGGGGACCATAGTGAACTTGAGCGGTTCCACCTCTATTTGAATAATGTTCATCCTGGGTTGGGGTTCACCATGGACTGTTCACAGTCCAAAATGCAATTTTTGGACACCTGTGTGTATAAATCTGATGGTTGTTTACATAGTGATCTGTTTGTCAAACATACGGATAGGAACAATTTATTGCATTTTTCGAGTGAACATCCACGTCGTATGGTGGAGTCCCTGCCATGGAGCCAGCTGTTGAGGGTTAGGAGAATTGTCTCTAAGGACGATCTAGTCGATGAGAGACTGAATGAGATGTGTCTGAAGTTCTTGGCTAGGGGGTACTCTAGGTCTGAACTGGATAAATTCAAAGTTAGAGCTTTATCTAAAGAACGTGCTGAGCTCCTCAATCCAAAGGTGACGACTGTGGCCGATAAGAGAATTCCGTTTGTAACGGCATATAATGGTTTTAGCAACCGGATCTCAGAGGTTATACGCAGACACTGGCCTTTACTTGGTAGGGGTCATGCCAATGTCCGTGAATTTCAATTACCCCCTTTACTTTCCTATAGGAGAAATAGAAATCTTAAAGATGAGTTGGTAGCATCTGATATTGGCAGTTCTAAAAAGGATCTACAGACCACTCTGAGTCGCCCCAGCCTTGGGAATTTTCCATGCCTTAATTGTGCATGTTGCAATAACATGGTAAAGGGCGCTTTTTTCTGTCACCCATATACGGGTAGAAGGTACGAGATACGAAGGCGCTATACCTGTATGAGCAGTTTTGTGGTCTATGTCCTTAGCTGTCCTTGTGGTCTctactatgtgggggagaccactaaGGAGGTTAGGACTAGGATCAGTAAACACAAGAGTACCATTAGAACTAAGCATATTGAACTCCCGGTACCTAGACACTTTGACAAAATGGGCCATTCGGTTAATCAGTTGAGATACAGGGTCATTGATGATGTCCCTGCACCTAGACGTGGTGGGGACCGGGTTTCCATGCTGAAAAGAAAAGAGCTCAAATGGATATTTGAGCTAGATACACTCTCTCCAAGAGGTATGAACATTGAATATCAACAGAGCTGCCTACTATAG